A region from the Simiduia sp. 21SJ11W-1 genome encodes:
- a CDS encoding adenosine deaminase yields the protein MVNSLLEQTAGTYKRWLQWATLGLVCMVATEASAEAWFEKLKASGNDKALYEMLYAMPKGGDLHHHLSGSAFSDWWYSLALAEAERGYRYYTKVRINNCRAYGENAYSFQPYHLLFQNISSAQFDGLAECEKAEYKRLEELNAEEKAAWLDSIRLDKPHEGRDEFFQTHWSRLGALLANPYLLSELLVRNMQAYRDEGLTYLETMVETRGFTRADGTPLTPDEVVEVYRQRLQQKDARATGVTVRLHDFVLRFLSNAEQQVIDSHGLVYRNRDIMVGVNMVGREDNAFGHPLRFNNAFREARKRYPNVRLAIHAGEVDEPNTHVRDTLALGADRIGHGLNLITDRDLLRQMRHGPYLVEINLISNLLLDYYQNFDEHPFPEYLRLGIPVALSTDDRGMWDSNYTDEFFAAVKSYNLSWEEVKLLSRNSIAYGFVEDDIKRKLLADFDKRIAKFEKRAARQSFADFERAGKAKSYGFTCRQFKLCL from the coding sequence ATGGTCAATAGCTTGCTAGAGCAAACAGCCGGCACCTATAAGCGCTGGCTGCAATGGGCGACACTGGGCTTGGTTTGCATGGTGGCCACAGAGGCCAGCGCTGAAGCCTGGTTTGAAAAACTGAAAGCCAGCGGCAACGATAAAGCCCTTTATGAAATGCTCTACGCCATGCCAAAGGGCGGCGACTTGCACCATCACTTAAGCGGCTCCGCGTTTTCTGATTGGTGGTACTCCCTGGCGCTTGCTGAAGCAGAGCGCGGCTACCGCTACTACACCAAAGTGCGCATCAACAACTGCCGTGCTTACGGCGAAAACGCCTACAGTTTTCAGCCCTACCATTTGCTGTTTCAAAATATCTCCAGCGCACAATTCGATGGCCTGGCGGAATGTGAAAAAGCGGAATACAAGCGCCTGGAAGAGTTAAACGCCGAGGAAAAAGCCGCGTGGTTAGACAGCATTCGGCTAGATAAGCCGCACGAAGGGCGCGATGAATTTTTTCAAACCCACTGGTCGCGTTTGGGTGCTTTGCTCGCCAACCCCTACCTATTATCGGAGCTGTTGGTGCGTAACATGCAGGCCTACCGCGACGAAGGCCTTACGTATCTTGAAACCATGGTAGAAACCCGCGGCTTTACCCGGGCCGACGGCACACCGCTCACGCCCGATGAAGTGGTAGAGGTATACCGCCAGCGCCTGCAACAAAAAGACGCCCGCGCCACCGGCGTAACCGTGCGCCTGCACGATTTTGTGCTGCGCTTTTTATCCAATGCCGAACAGCAAGTTATCGACTCGCACGGCTTGGTGTATCGCAACCGCGACATCATGGTGGGGGTGAATATGGTGGGCCGTGAAGACAACGCCTTCGGTCACCCGCTGCGTTTTAACAACGCCTTCCGCGAAGCGCGCAAGCGATACCCCAATGTGCGCCTCGCCATTCACGCCGGCGAAGTGGATGAACCCAATACCCATGTGCGCGACACCTTGGCACTCGGCGCTGATCGCATCGGCCATGGCCTCAACCTCATCACCGATCGCGACCTGTTGCGCCAAATGCGTCACGGCCCCTACCTGGTGGAAATCAATCTGATTTCAAACCTGCTGCTTGATTACTATCAGAATTTTGATGAACACCCCTTTCCCGAGTACTTGCGCCTAGGCATTCCGGTGGCGCTGTCTACAGACGATCGCGGCATGTGGGATTCAAATTACACCGATGAGTTCTTTGCGGCGGTGAAATCCTACAACCTATCGTGGGAAGAGGTGAAACTGCTTAGCCGCAACTCCATCGCCTACGGTTTTGTGGAAGACGACATCAAACGGAAACTCTTGGCCGACTTCGACAAGCGAATCGCCAAGTTCGAAAAGCGCGCCGCGCGCCAGAGCTTCGCGGATTTTGAGCGTGCAGGCAAAGCAAAAAGCTATGGGTTTACCTGTCGGCAGTTCAAATTGTGTTTGTGA
- a CDS encoding TonB-dependent receptor → MAQQAQDDALLVEEITVTGIRGSLQSSVDAKRDNSAIVDAISAEDISKFPDKNVAESLSRITGVSVTRDFGEGEKIAVRGTDPSQNRVLLNGASVTSVDWFTLYRSTRAFNYSILPSNVVSSLEVYKSPKADIQEGSLGGTVYLKTRRPLDLKANTLSLKAEGQYSDISGETDPLLSGLYSWKNDDETFGALLSLTSQERTVTRVGRETLGYDRVEVPGVAGDAEDGKVWFPKTVNHAIFTQDRKRETALASVQWRPTETFETTLNVLNTSLDANNQNYSYLATFNDGGNRMFDADSAVVEGGGVVAGQTLPTAGGAGPEAHTQWFGRDSSMETNSYDLSFSLNEDGYALSGRVGHSESDGGTPRQRYMLMRNFMDRVTFDKDLNLGLYIDGDRQESVAERNQRSLAWFNEIGTEYDDTETYGGLDFELLLEGDVFTSVKAGLLVRDRTKGQEQFLTSFHWWRDDQRNPDGSIKDGEARWFTEWNGDQTTLGGLAGGDSVDGYPLFDLGEAYRRYDPVAPFTGARVPVLAQTWEIKEDITAAYAMAEFDVSSQISGDVGVRVVQTNLTSSGYTWQNGDDVFVAGQLVGGYDVTLGNADANYNLQWDSIDHDYVNVLPNLNLSYNLNDDTRVRFSASKTMARQTFNDIAYQESYSTLTGAGTRGNPELDPTLANQFDLAYEWYFAEGSYVAATYFFKDISNNLTAVQTTEQRYDPQTDQDIDVVFTQLENGAGAKVHGLELSYQQMFGDFGVVTNYTYTDADSDEDRDPLNKPGSGVVMGNSKHMFNISPFYENDVFSARLSYSYRSEYLDNVHFYGNEYWTDEYGQFDFSATYAFNDEITLNFEGVNLTGEKIRQYHIEKAQLASLYENDTRFVLGITYQLD, encoded by the coding sequence ATGGCACAGCAAGCGCAAGACGATGCTTTACTGGTAGAAGAAATTACGGTCACGGGTATCCGTGGCAGCTTGCAGTCAAGCGTGGATGCCAAGCGTGATAACAGCGCGATTGTGGATGCCATCAGCGCCGAAGACATCAGCAAGTTCCCCGATAAAAACGTAGCCGAATCACTCTCGCGTATAACCGGCGTATCGGTAACCCGCGATTTCGGTGAGGGTGAAAAAATTGCAGTGCGCGGTACCGACCCAAGCCAGAACCGTGTGTTGCTTAACGGTGCGTCAGTAACTTCGGTTGACTGGTTTACGCTGTACCGATCCACGCGTGCATTTAACTACTCCATCCTGCCTTCGAACGTTGTATCTTCGCTTGAGGTGTACAAATCCCCCAAAGCAGACATTCAAGAAGGCTCCCTTGGCGGTACTGTTTACCTGAAAACCCGTCGCCCGCTGGATCTGAAAGCAAACACCCTTTCATTGAAAGCCGAAGGCCAGTACTCGGATATTTCCGGTGAAACAGATCCCCTGTTGAGCGGCCTGTACTCCTGGAAAAACGATGATGAAACCTTTGGCGCCTTGTTGAGCTTAACCAGCCAAGAGCGCACCGTAACCCGTGTTGGCCGCGAAACCCTGGGCTACGACCGTGTTGAAGTGCCTGGCGTAGCCGGCGATGCCGAAGACGGTAAAGTATGGTTTCCAAAAACCGTAAACCACGCGATCTTCACTCAAGACCGAAAGCGTGAAACGGCCTTGGCCTCTGTTCAGTGGCGTCCAACCGAAACTTTTGAAACCACACTGAACGTGTTGAACACCTCGCTTGATGCCAACAACCAGAACTACTCTTACCTGGCCACCTTCAATGATGGCGGCAACCGCATGTTTGATGCAGACAGCGCCGTAGTTGAAGGCGGCGGTGTAGTTGCCGGCCAAACGCTGCCCACAGCAGGTGGTGCGGGCCCCGAAGCGCACACCCAGTGGTTTGGGCGTGATTCTTCAATGGAAACCAATTCCTACGATTTGAGCTTTAGCCTGAATGAAGATGGCTACGCCTTGAGTGGCCGCGTAGGTCATAGCGAATCGGACGGTGGTACGCCACGTCAGCGTTACATGTTGATGCGCAACTTCATGGATCGCGTAACCTTCGATAAAGACCTGAACCTTGGTCTGTACATTGATGGCGATCGCCAGGAATCTGTAGCAGAGCGCAATCAGCGCAGCCTTGCTTGGTTCAATGAAATCGGCACCGAATACGACGACACCGAAACCTACGGCGGCCTGGATTTCGAGCTGCTTTTGGAAGGTGATGTATTTACCAGCGTAAAAGCCGGTTTGCTGGTGCGCGATCGCACCAAGGGCCAAGAGCAGTTCCTGACTTCTTTCCATTGGTGGCGTGATGATCAGCGCAACCCGGATGGCAGCATCAAAGATGGCGAAGCGCGCTGGTTCACTGAGTGGAACGGTGATCAAACAACTTTGGGCGGCTTGGCCGGTGGCGATAGCGTAGATGGCTACCCTTTGTTTGACCTGGGTGAAGCCTACCGTCGTTATGATCCGGTTGCTCCTTTTACGGGCGCTCGCGTGCCGGTGTTGGCGCAAACCTGGGAAATCAAAGAAGACATCACCGCCGCCTATGCTATGGCTGAGTTTGATGTGAGCTCACAGATTTCCGGTGATGTGGGTGTGCGCGTTGTGCAAACCAACCTCACTTCCAGCGGCTACACCTGGCAGAATGGCGATGATGTATTCGTAGCCGGCCAGCTGGTAGGTGGTTACGATGTAACCTTGGGTAATGCCGATGCCAACTACAACCTGCAGTGGGATTCAATCGATCACGACTACGTGAACGTATTGCCAAACCTGAACCTGAGCTACAACCTGAATGACGACACACGTGTACGTTTCTCGGCCAGCAAAACCATGGCCCGTCAAACGTTTAACGACATCGCCTATCAGGAAAGCTACTCAACGCTGACAGGTGCCGGTACCCGTGGTAACCCCGAGCTGGACCCAACCTTGGCCAACCAGTTCGACCTGGCTTACGAGTGGTACTTTGCAGAAGGCTCTTATGTTGCTGCAACTTACTTCTTCAAAGATATCAGCAATAACCTGACCGCGGTGCAAACCACCGAGCAGCGTTATGATCCACAAACTGATCAAGACATTGATGTCGTGTTCACCCAGTTGGAAAACGGTGCCGGTGCTAAAGTGCATGGCCTGGAACTGAGCTATCAGCAAATGTTCGGCGACTTTGGTGTGGTAACCAACTACACCTATACCGATGCCGACAGTGATGAAGATCGCGATCCGCTGAACAAGCCGGGCTCTGGCGTGGTGATGGGTAACTCCAAGCACATGTTCAATATCTCGCCGTTTTATGAAAACGACGTGTTCAGTGCGCGCCTGTCGTACAGCTACCGTTCAGAGTACCTGGACAACGTACATTTCTACGGTAACGAATACTGGACAGATGAGTACGGTCAGTTCGATTTCTCAGCAACCTATGCGTTTAACGATGAAATCACACTCAACTTTGAAGGTGTAAACCTTACCGGTGAGAAGATTCGTCAATACCACATTGAGAAAGCGCAGTTGGCTTCACTCTACGAAAACGACACTCGCTTCGTATTGGGTATTACTTACCAGTTAGACTAA
- a CDS encoding aldose 1-epimerase family protein, producing MHASDVNASRIYLENDALSVTVNCRGAELASLICKSTGRQLLWQGDASIWRGQAPVLFPVVGRLREQGFEYEGRFYPMPIHGFASSACFKVQILTPECVTLRLEDSPATRSGYPFPFCLDVSFSLQGSKLAVDYRVVNTGLGDMYFSLGSHPAFALPEWADSHWPVALEFEKEELPRCFRIRNSLLGQAEPSPFVGRRLPITPATFAEDALIFRNINSQRLWLWVGDDRQLEFDTGGAPHLGVWAKPGAPYVCIEPWLTTDDGPDAPLDITKKPGFIALAPQSDYHLGYAISVKDH from the coding sequence ATGCATGCAAGTGATGTAAATGCCAGCCGGATTTATCTGGAAAATGATGCGCTGTCGGTGACTGTCAATTGCCGGGGGGCAGAGCTTGCCAGCCTGATTTGCAAGTCTACTGGCCGGCAATTGCTATGGCAGGGTGATGCTTCGATTTGGCGTGGCCAGGCACCTGTGTTGTTCCCCGTTGTTGGGCGGCTGCGTGAACAGGGTTTTGAGTATGAGGGTAGATTTTACCCTATGCCCATTCACGGTTTTGCCAGCAGCGCCTGTTTTAAGGTGCAAATCCTTACACCTGAATGTGTGACCTTGCGCTTGGAAGACAGCCCGGCCACGCGTAGCGGTTACCCCTTTCCCTTTTGCTTGGATGTCAGCTTTAGCTTGCAGGGTAGCAAGTTGGCGGTGGATTACCGGGTGGTAAACACCGGCCTTGGGGATATGTACTTTTCCTTGGGGTCGCACCCTGCTTTTGCCCTGCCGGAATGGGCAGATTCGCATTGGCCGGTGGCGCTCGAGTTTGAAAAAGAAGAGCTGCCGCGTTGCTTTCGTATTCGAAATAGCCTTTTGGGGCAGGCTGAGCCCTCGCCATTTGTTGGCCGCAGGTTGCCCATTACACCGGCGACATTTGCAGAAGATGCACTTATTTTTCGCAACATTAATTCACAGCGCTTGTGGCTTTGGGTGGGTGATGATCGCCAGCTTGAATTTGACACAGGTGGTGCGCCCCACTTGGGTGTGTGGGCAAAGCCCGGCGCGCCTTACGTATGCATTGAGCCATGGCTAACCACCGATGACGGGCCGGATGCCCCGCTCGATATTACAAAAAAGCCGGGCTTTATCGCCTTGGCCCCCCAGTCTGATTACCACTTGGGTTATGCCATTTCAGTAAAAGATCACTAG
- a CDS encoding DUF3370 family protein, with protein MKKIFLIIGLMACHMLALADPTTRDADAILANQTPVYVNYNCSSLSFDVPPLIVEGTTFVEVNGLFTAMGIALQWDGAAQKVTGTRNGTVIELWIGSTTAKVNGSTVTLSAAPFIATPYNRTMVPVAFIAQATGAHVAWENTRRTVIVSDAPCTSASDWQTGALNGDIVDPTLLEPLAIEIDTRKIWKSNNPETVEGDGWLMQSGRVDALRGGSAYPLSGCFDVYLFHINKSGSTKYVHLLASNPNGTSVTITGRGSMYNNSEKPLVGAGGGLNYQVVYDFLFNTPRTTFNTSIAPSTAKELVKIPLSSMIDGRYEICASKGVYLYTVATSNGSANDAVNLSQSNPAPGFIAQPDVDKFGREAGVYQGSGVQAVQVIDLPVGQGHIGFNFNTTNKIYTYLQDQTSGAVMHLGDSSDRTHGNYGHRYQVTLHVKNTQSFARTVSFSFASNLTGSGPSFTWNSPAKLNGSLKNIYVTPQNPAQFLNSYSVPAQGSRSITLDLYVPGLITTNQQLILEVN; from the coding sequence ATGAAGAAAATATTTCTGATAATCGGCCTCATGGCCTGCCATATGCTGGCGTTGGCTGATCCAACCACGCGCGATGCAGACGCCATTCTTGCCAATCAAACCCCGGTGTATGTGAATTACAATTGCAGCAGTTTGTCGTTTGATGTGCCGCCACTGATTGTGGAAGGCACCACCTTTGTGGAAGTAAATGGCTTGTTCACAGCCATGGGTATTGCGCTGCAATGGGACGGCGCTGCACAAAAGGTGACAGGTACGCGTAATGGCACTGTTATCGAATTATGGATAGGCAGTACCACTGCCAAGGTTAACGGCAGCACGGTGACGTTATCTGCAGCGCCGTTTATTGCCACACCTTACAATCGCACTATGGTGCCTGTGGCATTTATTGCACAGGCAACGGGCGCCCATGTTGCATGGGAGAATACCCGTCGCACGGTGATTGTGAGCGATGCCCCCTGCACCAGCGCGAGCGACTGGCAAACCGGTGCGCTCAATGGCGACATTGTTGACCCGACACTGCTAGAGCCACTCGCCATAGAAATTGATACACGCAAAATCTGGAAGAGTAACAATCCGGAAACCGTTGAGGGCGACGGCTGGTTAATGCAGAGTGGCCGCGTAGACGCCCTGCGGGGCGGCAGTGCCTACCCGCTGTCTGGTTGCTTTGATGTGTACCTGTTTCACATTAATAAATCAGGCTCCACCAAATATGTGCACCTACTGGCTTCCAACCCCAATGGCACCAGTGTAACCATCACCGGCCGGGGCTCTATGTACAACAACAGCGAGAAGCCGCTTGTAGGTGCCGGCGGCGGCTTGAACTATCAGGTTGTGTATGACTTCCTGTTCAACACGCCACGTACCACGTTCAATACCAGCATTGCCCCTTCAACAGCAAAAGAGTTGGTGAAAATCCCGCTTTCCAGCATGATTGATGGCCGCTACGAAATTTGTGCAAGTAAAGGTGTCTACCTGTATACGGTAGCTACCAGTAACGGCAGCGCGAACGATGCAGTAAACCTGTCGCAAAGCAATCCGGCGCCCGGATTCATCGCTCAGCCAGACGTAGATAAATTTGGCCGTGAAGCAGGTGTGTATCAAGGCTCGGGCGTACAAGCCGTTCAGGTAATTGATTTGCCTGTGGGGCAGGGGCATATTGGGTTCAATTTCAATACAACCAATAAGATTTATACTTACCTGCAAGATCAGACATCCGGTGCGGTAATGCATTTGGGTGACTCCTCTGATCGCACCCACGGCAACTACGGTCATCGCTACCAGGTAACTTTGCATGTGAAAAACACCCAGTCTTTTGCGCGCACTGTGTCCTTCAGCTTTGCCTCCAACCTTACCGGCAGCGGGCCATCGTTTACCTGGAACAGCCCTGCCAAGCTCAACGGCAGCTTAAAAAATATCTACGTGACGCCACAAAATCCTGCCCAGTTTTTAAATAGCTATTCTGTGCCGGCCCAGGGCTCGCGTAGCATTACGCTGGATTTGTATGTGCCGGGATTAATCACTACCAATCAGCAGTTGATATTGGAAGTAAATTAA
- a CDS encoding N-acetylmannosamine-6-phosphate 2-epimerase, translating to MMSDANTTTLEALDARMTTGLIVSCQPVDNGPMDHDDIVVRFAQAALDGGADGLRIEGAQRLAKVRAALPDAFIIGIVKRDLDDSPVRITPLNEDVIALANAGADVIAVDATQRARPEPVEELIQLIRSAGKIAMADCSTLADAELASNAGADIVGTTLSGYTGGPIPDEPDFSLLQAMAERFPRVMAEGRFNSPVTCAKARKLGAWAVTVGTAITRTEVVTQWFADAAKRGKAGLEVTA from the coding sequence ATGATGTCTGACGCAAACACTACCACTCTAGAAGCGCTGGATGCGCGCATGACAACCGGTTTGATTGTTTCTTGCCAGCCAGTTGATAACGGCCCAATGGATCACGACGATATAGTGGTACGCTTTGCACAAGCGGCGCTCGATGGCGGTGCAGATGGCCTGCGCATTGAAGGCGCCCAGCGCCTTGCAAAAGTACGCGCGGCACTGCCCGATGCATTTATCATCGGCATCGTTAAACGCGATCTTGATGATTCACCCGTGCGCATTACGCCGCTGAATGAAGATGTTATTGCACTGGCCAACGCCGGTGCAGACGTCATTGCAGTAGACGCCACCCAACGCGCGCGCCCGGAGCCGGTTGAAGAGTTAATTCAGCTGATTCGCAGCGCTGGAAAAATCGCCATGGCAGATTGCAGCACCTTGGCAGATGCAGAACTCGCCAGCAACGCCGGTGCCGACATTGTGGGCACCACGCTTTCGGGCTATACCGGCGGCCCCATTCCCGATGAGCCAGACTTCTCTTTATTGCAGGCAATGGCCGAGCGCTTTCCAAGGGTTATGGCTGAAGGCCGCTTTAACTCACCGGTTACCTGTGCCAAAGCGCGCAAACTTGGCGCATGGGCTGTTACAGTAGGCACAGCGATAACGCGCACGGAAGTTGTCACACAATGGTTTGCCGATGCCGCGAAACGTGGCAAGGCAGGGCTGGAAGTTACCGCCTAG
- a CDS encoding GntR family transcriptional regulator, which translates to MAMTRKQQRLHQQLLALIDELPPGARLPGERDLAELTQVSRDTLRRALKHLEEIGRIEIRQGAGIFVLAKPLANQLKLMSFSEEMQQLGLKPTNQLLFNEVIKADVKISNKMNLAPGSELFLVRRLRLADDCPVAIERVYLPKAIFPELEIQQLRTGSLYEILYRQYDIVVDQAKQQISATVVNEEEAELLQIPTFSPALLAERTVYDEQGRIIELAKSLYRADRYRFNVLVQRNGTRLATVYE; encoded by the coding sequence ATGGCGATGACACGCAAGCAGCAGCGATTGCACCAACAACTTCTGGCGCTCATTGATGAGCTACCCCCCGGCGCACGCCTGCCGGGTGAGCGGGATTTGGCCGAGCTGACCCAGGTATCGCGCGACACTTTGCGGCGCGCGCTTAAGCACCTAGAGGAAATCGGCCGGATCGAAATTCGCCAAGGCGCAGGAATTTTCGTGCTGGCCAAACCCTTGGCCAACCAGCTAAAGCTGATGTCGTTCAGTGAAGAGATGCAACAACTGGGGCTTAAGCCCACTAACCAGCTGCTGTTTAACGAGGTCATTAAGGCAGACGTTAAAATCTCCAACAAGATGAACCTGGCCCCCGGCTCGGAATTGTTTTTGGTGCGCCGCCTGCGCCTGGCCGACGATTGCCCGGTTGCCATTGAGCGGGTTTACCTGCCCAAGGCCATTTTTCCCGAACTTGAAATTCAGCAGCTGCGCACAGGCTCGCTGTATGAAATTTTGTATCGCCAGTACGACATAGTGGTAGATCAAGCGAAACAACAAATCAGCGCCACCGTTGTAAACGAAGAAGAAGCCGAGCTGCTGCAAATACCCACCTTTAGCCCTGCCCTGCTCGCCGAGCGTACCGTGTACGATGAACAGGGCCGGATCATTGAGCTTGCGAAAAGTTTGTACCGCGCTGATCGCTACCGCTTTAACGTTTTGGTACAACGCAACGGCACACGCCTTGCCACGGTATACGAATGA
- a CDS encoding sugar ABC transporter substrate-binding protein — translation MKFRLGLGCVVLCLVGWAGLAQAAGNKVQIQFWTMQLSPFHDDYVQAVIREFEQENPEISVKWVDVPWKEMEKKMLASVAAGTAPDVVNLNPQFAAKLAEFGALADPEQYLTQAEVAAYLPNIWRANRFQGQAFALPWYLSTTITIYNRALLDEAYVSVPESFAELLTVSQKVREKTGKYAYFPAMDGSRPLENMVAMGVPLLSENGAAVGFNNARGEAFFQFYRDLYQQGLIPKNVLTEGHHKAVDLFQSGEVALITTGMQFLQSIKTNAPGLYAQVGVAPQLKAPESLANVAVMNVAVPAISKHKVAAFRFARFVTNHENQMALARRIPLLPSTVESYSDPFFAMPENPSLVDQARAISARQVLAGGVLVPPLPKYSKLKTSFVYNLQSAMVGKRPVAEALADTARTWTLFLAPKRPADTTALEAISGQ, via the coding sequence ATGAAGTTTCGCCTGGGTTTAGGGTGCGTTGTGCTGTGTTTGGTCGGCTGGGCGGGCCTCGCGCAGGCTGCCGGCAATAAGGTGCAGATTCAGTTCTGGACAATGCAGCTGTCGCCCTTTCACGACGACTATGTGCAGGCCGTAATTCGTGAATTTGAGCAGGAAAATCCTGAAATTTCCGTCAAATGGGTTGATGTGCCCTGGAAGGAAATGGAAAAGAAAATGCTGGCCTCTGTGGCGGCCGGTACCGCGCCGGATGTGGTGAATTTAAACCCCCAATTTGCCGCCAAACTTGCTGAATTCGGCGCTTTGGCCGATCCCGAGCAGTATTTAACGCAGGCCGAAGTGGCCGCTTATTTGCCGAATATCTGGCGTGCTAACCGCTTTCAGGGCCAGGCGTTTGCGTTGCCTTGGTATCTTTCTACCACCATTACCATCTACAACCGTGCGCTGTTGGATGAGGCCTATGTATCCGTGCCGGAGAGCTTTGCGGAGCTTTTGACTGTTTCGCAAAAAGTGCGCGAAAAAACAGGTAAATATGCGTATTTCCCGGCTATGGATGGCAGCCGTCCGCTGGAAAATATGGTGGCCATGGGCGTGCCCTTGTTGTCTGAAAATGGTGCAGCCGTCGGCTTTAACAATGCCCGCGGTGAAGCGTTTTTTCAGTTCTATCGCGATCTCTACCAGCAGGGGTTAATCCCCAAAAACGTGCTTACCGAAGGCCACCACAAGGCTGTGGATCTGTTTCAATCCGGCGAGGTGGCCCTCATTACCACCGGCATGCAATTTTTGCAGTCGATAAAAACCAACGCGCCGGGCCTGTATGCACAGGTTGGCGTAGCGCCGCAGTTAAAGGCGCCGGAAAGCCTGGCCAATGTGGCGGTTATGAATGTGGCTGTGCCAGCAATTTCCAAGCACAAGGTGGCGGCCTTTCGCTTTGCGCGCTTTGTTACCAATCATGAGAACCAAATGGCCTTGGCGCGCCGCATTCCACTGCTGCCCTCTACCGTTGAAAGCTATAGCGACCCATTCTTCGCTATGCCCGAAAACCCAAGTTTGGTAGATCAGGCCCGTGCGATTTCAGCCCGCCAAGTGTTGGCCGGTGGGGTGTTAGTGCCACCGCTGCCAAAGTACAGCAAGCTCAAAACCAGTTTTGTATACAACCTGCAGTCGGCCATGGTGGGCAAGCGCCCGGTGGCCGAGGCACTGGCCGATACCGCGCGTACCTGGACGCTATTTTTAGCGCCCAAGCGGCCAGCCGATACAACGGCACTGGAGGCAATAAGTGGCCAGTGA
- a CDS encoding ROK family protein, whose protein sequence is MASDRMFIAADIGGTKIRAGVFDANLTLLQSVQRPSNATSGREALLVALAAAIDAVIEPFANKNFAGIGISTAGVVNAKTGDIEDATEAIPGWRNTRLGGLLAARYKVPVVVENDVKAALLGELHAAPALCAGRVVMLTLGTGLGGALAERGQIVAGARHLAGHFGRMPMPNPWHFGQWLTLEALVSGTGLARVANESAVGDVRETFANGHAVLDAVQAGNTQAARGLNLFCDYLAMALQQIGWSLDPDHIVLGGGLTEARSLWWHLLEARLAEAGQPLPVVAATLNNDAGMVGAATLIRDRLNAPQKDAHDVK, encoded by the coding sequence GTGGCCAGTGATCGCATGTTTATTGCAGCCGACATTGGCGGCACAAAAATTCGCGCAGGCGTGTTCGATGCGAATTTAACCCTGTTGCAAAGTGTGCAACGGCCAAGCAACGCAACCAGTGGGCGCGAGGCGCTACTGGTGGCTTTGGCCGCGGCCATTGATGCCGTTATCGAGCCCTTCGCAAACAAAAATTTTGCCGGCATTGGCATTTCAACGGCCGGTGTGGTGAACGCAAAAACCGGTGATATAGAAGACGCCACAGAGGCCATTCCCGGCTGGCGAAACACGCGCCTTGGTGGCCTGTTGGCTGCCCGTTACAAGGTGCCGGTGGTAGTGGAGAACGATGTAAAAGCCGCATTGCTGGGCGAGCTGCACGCAGCCCCCGCGCTTTGCGCCGGGCGGGTTGTCATGCTCACGCTCGGCACCGGGCTTGGCGGCGCGTTAGCCGAGCGCGGGCAAATTGTTGCAGGTGCACGCCATCTGGCCGGTCACTTTGGGCGCATGCCCATGCCGAACCCTTGGCACTTCGGCCAGTGGCTCACCCTTGAGGCGCTGGTGTCTGGCACGGGGCTTGCGCGGGTGGCCAATGAATCGGCCGTGGGCGATGTGCGTGAAACTTTCGCCAATGGCCACGCCGTACTTGATGCCGTGCAGGCAGGCAATACACAGGCGGCACGCGGGCTGAATCTTTTTTGTGATTATCTGGCCATGGCACTGCAGCAAATCGGCTGGTCTTTGGATCCGGATCATATTGTCTTGGGCGGCGGCCTCACCGAGGCGCGCTCACTTTGGTGGCATTTACTTGAAGCGCGGCTGGCCGAGGCCGGCCAGCCCTTGCCAGTTGTTGCTGCCACTTTAAATAACGATGCCGGCATGGTGGGTGCGGCCACGTTAATTCGTGATCGCCTTAACGCGCCGCAAAAGGATGCTCACGATGTTAAGTAA